Proteins co-encoded in one Bradyrhizobium sp. 170 genomic window:
- a CDS encoding hybrid sensor histidine kinase/response regulator has protein sequence MDDLLREFLTETSESLDTVDNQLVRFEQDPSDAKILDNIFRLVHTIKGTCGFLGLPRLEALAHAGETLMGKFRDGMPVKAEAVTLVLSSIDRIKEILAGLEATETEPEGTDEDLIEKLHAMAEGGHHAEAAAEPAPVPVVAAPPVQPAVTSGTLIEQVLERPLRPGEVSLDDLERAFRETATEVAPAPKPAAKPAAPEAAPEPQAAKEVKAKPAKRAAVADTDVQEADKIANQSIRVNVDTLEHLMTMVSELVLTRNQLLEISRRNEDTEFKVPLQRLSNVTAELQEGVMKTRMQPIGNAWQKLPRIVRDLSGELGKQIELEMHGADTELDRQVLDLIKDPLTHMVRNSADHGLETPAERVASGKGEQGTIRLSAYHEGGHIIICIADNGRGLNTERIKAKAVSNGLVTEAELEKMTEAQIHKFIFAPGFSTAATVTSVSGRGVGMDVVRTNIDQIGGTIDIKSVAGEGSSVTIKIPLTLAIVSALIVEAAGDRFAIPQLSVVELVRARANSEHRIERIKDTAVLRLRNKLLPLMHLKKLLKIDDGSSSDPENGFIVVTQVGSQTFGIVVDGVFHTEEIVVKPMSTKLRHIDMFSGNTILGDGAVIMIIDPNGIAKALGASGSSAHEMADEASAAHAIGGEQLTSLLVFRAGSSQPKAVPLGLVTRLEEIATDKIELSNGRYMVQYREQLMPLVQMNGVTVQTTGSQPILVFADDGRSMGLVVDEIIDIVEERLHIEVAGQQEGILGSAVIKGQATEVIDVGHFLPMAFADWFSRKEMRASSTAQSVLLVDDSAFFRNMLAPVLKAAGYKVRVAVNAQEGLSALRSGLTFDVVLTDIEMPDMNGFEFAETIRADNNLSTMPIIALSSLVSPAAIERGRQAGFHDYVAKFDRPGLIAALKEQTAETSRAA, from the coding sequence ATGGACGACCTGTTGCGGGAGTTCCTGACGGAGACCAGTGAGAGCCTGGATACGGTCGACAATCAGTTGGTGCGGTTCGAGCAGGACCCGAGCGACGCGAAGATCCTCGATAACATTTTTCGGCTGGTCCACACCATCAAGGGCACCTGCGGCTTCTTAGGATTGCCGCGGCTGGAAGCGCTGGCCCATGCCGGCGAGACGCTGATGGGCAAATTCCGCGACGGCATGCCGGTCAAGGCCGAGGCCGTGACGCTGGTCCTGAGTAGCATCGACCGCATCAAGGAAATTCTCGCAGGCCTTGAGGCCACCGAAACCGAGCCCGAGGGCACCGACGAAGATTTGATCGAGAAGCTGCACGCGATGGCCGAGGGCGGCCACCATGCGGAAGCTGCGGCTGAGCCCGCGCCAGTCCCCGTCGTTGCCGCACCGCCCGTTCAGCCGGCGGTGACATCAGGCACGTTGATCGAGCAGGTGCTGGAACGCCCCTTGCGTCCCGGCGAAGTCTCGCTCGACGACCTCGAACGCGCCTTCCGCGAGACCGCGACCGAAGTCGCGCCCGCGCCGAAGCCCGCCGCCAAGCCGGCCGCGCCGGAAGCCGCCCCCGAGCCGCAGGCTGCAAAGGAAGTAAAGGCAAAACCTGCCAAGCGCGCCGCTGTCGCCGACACCGACGTCCAGGAAGCCGACAAGATCGCCAACCAGTCGATCCGCGTCAACGTCGACACGCTCGAACATCTGATGACCATGGTCTCCGAGCTGGTGCTGACCCGCAACCAGCTGCTGGAGATCTCCCGCCGCAACGAGGACACCGAGTTCAAGGTGCCGCTGCAGCGTTTGTCGAACGTCACCGCCGAACTGCAGGAAGGCGTCATGAAGACGCGGATGCAGCCGATCGGCAATGCCTGGCAGAAGCTGCCAAGGATCGTCCGCGACCTCTCCGGCGAACTCGGCAAGCAGATCGAGCTCGAGATGCACGGCGCCGACACCGAACTCGACCGCCAGGTGCTCGACCTGATCAAGGATCCGTTGACGCACATGGTGCGCAACTCCGCCGACCACGGCCTGGAGACCCCGGCCGAGCGCGTCGCTAGCGGCAAGGGCGAGCAGGGCACCATCCGCCTCTCGGCCTATCACGAGGGCGGCCACATCATCATCTGCATTGCCGACAATGGCCGCGGGCTCAACACCGAGCGGATCAAGGCCAAGGCAGTCTCCAACGGTCTCGTCACCGAGGCCGAACTGGAGAAGATGACCGAAGCCCAGATCCACAAGTTCATCTTCGCGCCGGGCTTCTCGACCGCGGCCACCGTTACCTCGGTCTCCGGCCGCGGCGTCGGCATGGACGTGGTGCGCACCAATATCGACCAGATCGGCGGCACCATCGACATCAAGAGCGTGGCGGGTGAGGGCTCCTCCGTCACCATCAAGATCCCGCTGACGCTCGCCATCGTCTCGGCCCTGATCGTGGAGGCCGCCGGCGACCGCTTTGCGATCCCGCAACTGTCCGTGGTCGAGCTGGTCCGCGCCCGCGCCAACTCCGAACACCGCATCGAGCGCATCAAGGACACCGCGGTGCTGCGCCTGCGCAACAAGCTGCTGCCGCTGATGCACCTGAAGAAGCTCCTCAAGATCGACGACGGCTCGTCAAGCGATCCCGAGAACGGCTTCATCGTGGTGACGCAGGTCGGCAGCCAGACCTTTGGCATCGTGGTCGACGGCGTGTTCCACACCGAAGAAATCGTGGTCAAGCCGATGTCCACAAAACTGCGGCACATCGACATGTTCTCCGGCAACACCATTCTCGGCGATGGCGCCGTGATCATGATCATCGACCCCAACGGCATCGCCAAGGCGCTCGGCGCCTCCGGCTCCTCGGCCCATGAGATGGCCGACGAGGCGTCGGCCGCGCATGCGATCGGCGGCGAACAGCTTACCTCGCTTTTGGTGTTCCGCGCCGGATCGAGCCAGCCCAAGGCGGTGCCGCTCGGCCTCGTCACCCGGCTGGAGGAGATCGCCACCGACAAGATCGAGCTCAGTAACGGCCGCTACATGGTGCAGTACCGCGAGCAGCTGATGCCGCTGGTGCAGATGAACGGGGTCACCGTCCAGACCACGGGCTCGCAGCCGATCCTGGTGTTCGCCGACGACGGCCGCTCGATGGGGCTCGTGGTTGACGAGATCATCGACATCGTCGAGGAGCGGCTGCACATCGAAGTCGCCGGTCAGCAGGAGGGCATTCTCGGTTCGGCCGTGATCAAGGGCCAGGCCACCGAAGTGATCGACGTCGGCCACTTCCTGCCGATGGCGTTTGCCGACTGGTTCTCGCGCAAGGAGATGCGGGCTTCATCAACGGCGCAATCGGTGCTGCTGGTCGACGACAGTGCATTCTTCCGCAACATGCTGGCGCCGGTCTTGAAAGCCGCCGGCTACAAGGTGCGGGTCGCCGTCAACGCGCAGGAGGGGCTGTCCGCGCTGCGCTCGGGCCTCACCTTCGACGTGGTGCTGACCGACATCGAAATGCCGGACATGAACGGCTTCGAGTTCGCCGAAACCATCCGCGCCGACAACAATCTGAGCACGATGCCGATCATCGCTTTGTCCTCGCTGGTGTCGCCGGCGGCGATCGAGCGCGGGCGGCAGGCCGGCTTCCACGATTATGTCGCCAAGTTCGACCGTCCCGGCCTGATCGCGGCGCTGAAGGAACAGACCGCCGAGACCAGCAGAGCGGCATGA
- a CDS encoding chemotaxis protein CheW, which produces MTTKTETIEGTVAEYVTAVIGGQLFGLPISRVQDVFMPERLTRVPLSSAEIAGVLNLRGRIVTVVDMRARLGLPKNDDGKPPMAVGVDLRGESYGLLIDQIGEVLKLRDDGREENPVNLDPRMAKLAGGVHRLDGQLMVVLDIDRVLEIVPKTALAA; this is translated from the coding sequence ATGACAACCAAGACCGAGACCATCGAGGGCACTGTCGCCGAATACGTCACCGCCGTGATCGGCGGGCAATTGTTCGGCCTGCCGATCTCGCGGGTGCAGGACGTGTTCATGCCGGAACGGCTGACGCGGGTGCCGCTGTCGTCGGCCGAGATCGCCGGCGTGCTCAATTTGCGCGGCCGCATCGTCACCGTGGTCGACATGCGCGCCCGGCTCGGCCTGCCCAAGAACGACGACGGCAAGCCGCCGATGGCGGTCGGCGTCGATCTGCGCGGCGAGTCCTACGGCCTTCTGATCGATCAGATCGGCGAGGTCCTGAAACTCCGCGACGATGGCCGCGAGGAAAACCCCGTCAATCTTGATCCCCGCATGGCCAAGCTCGCCGGCGGCGTTCACCGTCTCGACGGCCAGCTCATGGTCGTCCTCGACATCGATCGCGTTCTCGAAATCGTGCCGAAAACAGCCCTCGCAGCGTAA
- a CDS encoding response regulator, translated as MKTCLVVDDSSVVRKIARRILEDMDFQITEAEDGEQALASCKEVMPDAVLLDWNMPVMDGYEFLGHLRRLPGGDAPKVVFCTTENGMDHISRALHAGANEYIMKPFDKDIVAAKFQEVGLVALNEQSPV; from the coding sequence ATGAAAACCTGTCTTGTGGTCGATGACTCCAGCGTCGTGCGAAAGATCGCGCGCCGCATCCTGGAAGATATGGATTTCCAGATCACCGAGGCCGAGGACGGCGAGCAGGCGCTTGCGTCCTGCAAGGAGGTCATGCCCGACGCGGTTCTGCTCGACTGGAACATGCCGGTCATGGACGGCTACGAATTCCTCGGCCATCTGCGCCGCCTGCCCGGCGGCGATGCGCCCAAGGTGGTGTTCTGCACCACCGAGAACGGCATGGATCATATTTCGCGTGCGCTGCATGCCGGTGCCAACGAATATATCATGAAGCCGTTCGACAAGGACATCGTCGCGGCAAAATTCCAGGAAGTCGGTCTGGTCGCGCTTAACGAACAGAGCCCGGTCTAA
- a CDS encoding protein-glutamate O-methyltransferase CheR — protein sequence MTPPDYEYLRKLLKDHSGLDLSADKQYLIESRLLPLSRKCGVPGIGELVQKMKGGSPSIIAQVVEAMTTNETFFFRDKVPFEHFRDTIMPDVLKARAGRKSIRIWCAAGSTGQEPYSLAMSLKEMGAALAGWRVEIIATDLSTEVLEKSKSGIYSQFEVQRGLPIQLLVKYFKQNGELWQISPELRAMVQHRQLNLLHDFSQLGTFDIIFCRNVLIYFDQDTKINIFGRLGRAMEGDGFLVLGAAETVVGLTDVFKPFPDKRGLYRPSGARAASPQGATSMPKFVAMAGR from the coding sequence GTGACCCCGCCAGACTATGAGTACCTGCGTAAGCTCCTGAAGGATCATTCCGGTCTCGACCTGTCCGCAGACAAGCAATATCTGATCGAAAGCCGCCTGCTTCCGCTGTCGCGCAAATGCGGTGTGCCGGGCATCGGCGAACTCGTGCAGAAAATGAAGGGCGGATCGCCTTCGATCATCGCCCAGGTGGTCGAAGCCATGACCACCAACGAAACCTTCTTCTTCCGCGACAAGGTGCCGTTCGAGCACTTCCGCGATACGATCATGCCTGACGTGTTGAAGGCGCGCGCCGGCCGAAAGAGCATCAGGATATGGTGCGCCGCCGGCTCGACCGGCCAGGAGCCGTATTCGCTTGCGATGTCGCTGAAGGAAATGGGCGCGGCGCTTGCCGGATGGCGCGTCGAGATCATCGCGACCGACCTGTCCACGGAAGTGCTCGAGAAATCGAAATCGGGCATCTACAGCCAGTTCGAGGTCCAGCGCGGCCTTCCGATTCAACTGCTCGTCAAGTATTTCAAGCAGAACGGCGAGCTCTGGCAGATCAGCCCGGAGCTGCGCGCCATGGTTCAGCACCGGCAACTGAACCTGCTGCACGATTTCTCCCAGCTTGGCACCTTTGACATCATCTTCTGCCGCAACGTCCTGATCTATTTCGATCAGGACACCAAGATCAATATCTTCGGCCGTCTCGGAAGGGCGATGGAAGGCGATGGCTTCCTGGTGCTGGGCGCGGCGGAAACGGTCGTCGGCCTGACTGATGTCTTCAAGCCGTTCCCGGACAAACGCGGTCTCTATCGGCCGAGCGGCGCGCGTGCCGCGTCTCCGCAGGGCGCAACGTCGATGCCAAAATTTGTGGCGATGGCGGGACGGTGA
- a CDS encoding PilZ domain-containing protein has product MTEDGKGAERVTFSRGYDVCIMAIDGTWRRDCQLNAISDTDATLTVEGSIQGLNLKEFFLLLSSTGLAYRRCELVRVNGTEMDIRFLRGKHAKKRPSASSKAEEAMH; this is encoded by the coding sequence ATGACAGAGGACGGCAAAGGCGCAGAGCGGGTCACGTTCAGCCGGGGCTATGACGTCTGCATCATGGCGATCGACGGGACCTGGCGCAGGGATTGCCAGCTCAACGCGATCTCGGACACCGACGCCACGCTGACCGTGGAAGGCTCCATCCAGGGCCTCAATCTCAAGGAGTTCTTCCTGCTGCTGTCGTCGACCGGCCTCGCCTATCGCCGGTGCGAACTCGTTCGCGTCAACGGCACGGAAATGGACATCCGCTTCCTGAGAGGCAAGCACGCCAAGAAGCGGCCGAGCGCCTCGTCAAAGGCCGAAGAGGCGATGCACTGA
- a CDS encoding EAL domain-containing protein — MSLRRKLSPGFSRAVSYLLRSRAGVRHATGEPSDQDAATTMEKLDAALNNMSHGLCMFGPDNRLLLWNDRYVKMYQLAPDSLRVGCTLDEMLEARKAAGTAYRDLGQYGSKLREVITTRSPDSLVAQLDDGRIVNVSYRPTQNGCWVSTHEDITERAQNEARIAHLAFHDQLTGLPNRAAFNEHIANTLQLAAGNASFAVLCVDVDQFKEINDVYGHSTGDRFLVEVSHRLTSACSGSFLARLGADEFIVVSPDGPQPATAQELSAHLATVLDQPVCIDGYEIESSLTIGASVYPRDGADADTLAANAETALYRAKADQRGSMRCFEPAMGRQIREKRALQHAIRAALTKNELELHFQPQALPNGSIFGFEALLRWRHPLRGLVPPGLFIPLAEEIGAIGPIDEWVLREACREAASWRRPLTIAVNLSPVDFRRGDVAAMILATLVETGLDPQRLEVEITEGVLFEDFERALAILRRIKGLGVRIAMDDFGTGYSSLSYLQDFPFDKIKIDQTFISRIGDSFQAGAIIHSILRLGRTLALPVIAEGVETEEQRAFLAREGCQVQGYLIGRPEPIAHYRHLVSGLAGAIPSSAPVETAS, encoded by the coding sequence ATGTCCCTCCGCCGCAAACTTTCACCCGGATTTTCTCGCGCCGTTAGCTACCTGCTGCGATCGCGGGCTGGCGTCCGTCATGCCACAGGCGAACCGTCGGACCAGGATGCCGCCACGACGATGGAGAAGCTCGACGCGGCGCTCAACAATATGAGCCACGGCCTTTGCATGTTCGGGCCGGACAATCGCCTGCTGCTGTGGAACGATCGATACGTCAAAATGTACCAACTGGCGCCCGACAGCCTTCGCGTCGGGTGCACGCTCGACGAAATGCTCGAGGCGCGCAAGGCGGCGGGCACGGCCTATCGCGACCTCGGACAATATGGATCGAAGCTGCGGGAGGTGATAACGACGCGCAGCCCCGACAGCCTCGTCGCCCAGCTCGACGACGGCCGCATCGTCAATGTTTCATATCGCCCGACGCAAAACGGCTGCTGGGTTTCGACCCATGAGGACATCACCGAGCGCGCGCAAAACGAGGCAAGGATCGCGCATCTGGCATTTCACGACCAGCTCACCGGCCTGCCGAACCGGGCGGCGTTCAACGAGCACATCGCAAACACTCTCCAGCTGGCGGCCGGCAATGCCTCGTTTGCCGTGCTGTGCGTTGACGTCGATCAGTTCAAGGAAATCAACGACGTCTACGGCCATTCGACCGGCGACCGGTTTCTGGTGGAAGTCAGCCACAGGCTGACGTCGGCCTGCAGCGGATCGTTCCTGGCGCGGCTCGGCGCGGACGAATTCATCGTCGTCTCGCCCGATGGCCCGCAACCGGCGACGGCGCAGGAGCTCAGCGCCCATCTTGCCACCGTCCTCGACCAACCGGTTTGCATCGACGGCTATGAGATCGAGAGCAGTCTTACGATCGGGGCCAGCGTCTACCCGCGCGACGGCGCCGATGCGGATACCCTGGCCGCCAATGCCGAGACCGCGCTTTATCGCGCCAAGGCCGACCAGCGCGGCAGCATGCGCTGCTTCGAACCGGCGATGGGCCGCCAGATCCGGGAAAAGCGCGCGCTGCAGCACGCCATCAGGGCAGCGCTGACGAAGAACGAACTGGAATTGCATTTCCAGCCCCAGGCCCTGCCCAATGGAAGTATCTTCGGTTTCGAGGCGTTGCTACGCTGGCGGCATCCACTGCGCGGCCTGGTGCCTCCAGGGCTGTTCATTCCGCTGGCGGAAGAGATCGGCGCGATCGGCCCGATCGATGAATGGGTGCTGCGCGAAGCCTGCCGGGAAGCCGCTTCCTGGCGACGACCGCTCACCATCGCGGTAAACCTGTCGCCGGTCGACTTCCGGCGGGGCGATGTCGCGGCGATGATCCTTGCGACGCTCGTGGAAACCGGTCTCGATCCACAACGCCTTGAAGTCGAAATCACCGAGGGCGTGCTGTTCGAGGATTTCGAGCGCGCCCTCGCCATCCTGCGCCGGATCAAGGGCCTCGGCGTGCGCATCGCGATGGACGATTTCGGCACCGGCTATTCATCGCTGTCCTACCTGCAGGACTTTCCATTCGACAAGATCAAGATCGACCAGACCTTCATCTCCAGGATTGGCGACAGCTTTCAGGCCGGCGCCATCATCCACTCCATTCTGAGACTTGGGCGCACGCTCGCGTTGCCGGTCATTGCGGAGGGCGTCGAGACCGAGGAGCAGCGGGCGTTCCTCGCGCGGGAAGGGTGTCAGGTTCAGGGCTATTTGATCGGCCGGCCGGAGCCGATCGCGCATTACCGGCATCTGGTGTCGGGTCTTGCCGGCGCGATACCATCGTCCGCGCCCGTTGAAACGGCGAGTTGA
- a CDS encoding response regulator: MAEKVPSRGEIFVVDDDPAVRDTLSMVLTAGGYQVICFADGAALLAIARTRTPSCILLDVHIPGKSGLDILRELHGEDYPAPIFMISGQGDIAMAVSAIKNGALDFIEKPFRGSEIVARLDEAIEAYARRQAENSASRIATLHFPGREPLTRREREVLEQFTAGASNKEAGRHLGISPRTIEDHRANIMKKLGARNAADLVRIVMTTQRQGQI; the protein is encoded by the coding sequence ATGGCTGAGAAAGTCCCCTCCCGTGGGGAGATCTTCGTAGTCGACGACGACCCTGCCGTTCGCGACACGCTATCGATGGTCCTGACGGCGGGTGGCTATCAGGTCATCTGTTTCGCCGACGGCGCCGCGCTGCTGGCGATTGCACGAACGCGGACGCCTTCCTGCATCCTGCTCGATGTGCATATCCCCGGTAAGTCCGGCCTCGATATTCTGAGAGAGCTGCATGGTGAGGATTACCCTGCGCCGATCTTCATGATCTCGGGGCAGGGCGATATCGCCATGGCGGTCAGCGCCATCAAGAACGGCGCGCTGGACTTCATCGAAAAGCCGTTCCGCGGCAGCGAAATCGTGGCGAGACTCGATGAAGCGATCGAGGCTTATGCGCGCCGGCAGGCGGAGAATTCGGCATCTCGAATCGCGACACTGCATTTCCCTGGACGCGAACCGCTTACGCGGCGCGAACGCGAGGTGCTGGAACAGTTCACCGCCGGCGCTTCCAACAAGGAAGCGGGGCGGCATCTCGGGATCAGCCCGCGCACGATCGAGGATCACCGCGCCAATATCATGAAGAAGCTCGGCGCGCGGAATGCGGCTGACCTGGTCCGGATCGTGATGACCACGCAGCGTCAGGGCCAGATCTGA
- a CDS encoding PAS domain S-box protein, which produces MTLTTRLAIAMIALVAIAVSAVGWLNYRNLEQALLLRARDRIETHSRQLATDLEYYAASAIGDVAASRSAAALHGLIRARRSGGIDPVDGVSEMTWRNRLASRFAAELEAKPAYAMLRIIGLDDDGRELVRVDRAGPNDTVRIVPEEGLLARSTRSYFPETIRLGPGQIYVSPLDLGRRNGLIEAVHRPTLRIATPIFADDGKLFGLFMINVDMRRAFDRVRSSVLPGETIYVVNKQGDYLIHPDRSREFGWLLGKSNDWKADFPQLASQAGATQGSADIVPDQAARPGGIALAPVLLAGVEWVGIIETAPNAVIMAPAASIRNTSLLVGGIAVLSAAVLAVLIARSLTRPIVQLTEAVQGVASNKKIAIPVDARGETGVLARAFAQAIGEVNAKTTALEREVQEHRRTEAARDHHAERERLFSAAVESSNDAIITMSLDGTITGWNSAAERLFGYSAAEAGGKNITLLVPEDRMPELQDALRRIGWGESIEHSETERLRKGGQRIEVSLSISPIKSPSGATIGISKVVRDITEVNKTRQMLRRQTEELRRIFETSQDLIMVMDSRGFLVQISPSCEAILGYRPEEMIGHSGVEFIHPDHLETSRHEMRAARRGQRPKISDTRCIHKNGREVWLSWLGTWSQPARRFFFVGRDMTESRLAQETLRESEQLARGIIDTALDAFVQVDEKGFIRDWNAQAENIFGWPRDEALDRNVFDLMGQPDGQGPLKKALQSFLLSGNEVVRQPRRELQVRRRDGKEITVELSIAALKTRGGFVFNGFVRDLTDRIAAEDRIRQAEKMEAMGQLTGGIAHDFNNILTVITGTIEILADAVKGEPQLAAITRMIDEAASRGADLTQHLLAFARKQPLEPKVTDVNTLIIDTAKLLQRTLGEHVEIESVFEDETCPAIVDPNQLATAILNLALNARDAMSDGGKLIIETGFVVLDDNYARMHSDVRPGRYAMIAVSDTGSGIPAGMLDKVFNPFFTSKGPGKGTGLGLSMVYGFVKQSAGHIMIYSEEGHGTTIKMYLPPAMGALPAAEPTLAPAVEGGHETILVVEDDKLVRDYVLAQLHSLGYVTLDAANATEALAFVHIGHAFDLLFTDVIMPGMNGRQLADEILKVRPGLRVLFTSGYTENAIIHHGRLDEGVLLLAKPYRKSDMAIMIRKALAD; this is translated from the coding sequence ATGACGCTCACAACCAGGCTTGCCATCGCGATGATTGCGTTGGTCGCGATCGCGGTTTCCGCGGTCGGATGGCTGAACTATCGCAACCTGGAACAGGCGCTCCTGCTGCGGGCCCGCGACCGCATTGAGACTCATTCGCGGCAGCTCGCCACCGACCTCGAATACTACGCGGCCAGCGCGATCGGAGATGTTGCGGCCTCTCGTTCCGCAGCGGCGCTGCACGGATTGATCCGCGCCCGCAGATCGGGGGGCATAGATCCGGTCGATGGCGTCTCCGAAATGACCTGGCGGAACCGGCTGGCATCACGTTTCGCAGCCGAACTCGAAGCCAAGCCCGCCTATGCGATGCTTCGGATCATAGGCCTTGATGATGATGGCCGTGAGCTAGTCCGCGTCGATCGCGCGGGACCGAACGACACGGTTCGGATCGTGCCCGAAGAGGGTTTGCTGGCGAGAAGCACTCGCAGCTACTTCCCGGAAACGATCCGGCTGGGCCCCGGACAGATCTACGTCTCACCGCTCGATCTGGGCCGCCGGAACGGACTGATAGAGGCGGTGCACAGGCCGACGCTTCGCATCGCGACGCCGATATTCGCAGACGACGGCAAGCTGTTCGGCCTTTTCATGATCAATGTCGACATGCGGCGCGCGTTCGACCGCGTCCGGTCGTCGGTATTGCCTGGCGAGACCATCTACGTCGTCAACAAGCAGGGCGACTATCTCATTCACCCGGACCGATCGCGCGAGTTCGGCTGGTTGCTCGGCAAGTCGAACGACTGGAAAGCCGACTTCCCGCAGCTGGCCTCGCAGGCCGGGGCCACGCAAGGCAGCGCGGACATAGTTCCGGATCAAGCCGCACGGCCGGGCGGAATCGCCCTCGCGCCTGTTCTGCTAGCCGGCGTCGAATGGGTTGGCATCATCGAAACCGCCCCTAACGCGGTCATCATGGCGCCCGCCGCGAGCATCAGAAATACTTCCCTTCTCGTTGGCGGGATCGCGGTGTTGTCCGCGGCAGTGCTGGCCGTGCTGATCGCGAGGTCGCTGACCCGCCCGATCGTGCAGCTGACCGAAGCCGTGCAGGGGGTGGCCAGTAACAAGAAGATCGCCATTCCGGTCGACGCACGCGGCGAGACCGGCGTGCTCGCGCGCGCGTTTGCGCAAGCGATCGGCGAAGTAAACGCAAAGACCACCGCCCTCGAACGGGAGGTTCAGGAGCATCGCCGCACCGAGGCGGCGCGCGACCATCATGCCGAGCGGGAACGGCTGTTCAGCGCGGCGGTCGAATCCTCCAACGACGCCATCATCACGATGTCGCTCGACGGCACCATCACCGGCTGGAACTCGGCGGCGGAGCGGCTGTTCGGATACAGCGCGGCGGAAGCCGGGGGCAAGAACATCACGCTGCTTGTACCCGAGGATCGAATGCCGGAGCTGCAGGACGCGCTGCGCCGGATCGGCTGGGGCGAAAGCATCGAACACAGTGAAACGGAGCGGCTGCGAAAAGGCGGCCAGCGGATCGAAGTCTCGCTCAGCATCTCCCCGATCAAGTCCCCCTCAGGCGCGACCATCGGCATCTCGAAGGTGGTGCGCGATATCACCGAGGTCAACAAGACCAGGCAGATGCTGCGGCGGCAGACCGAAGAGCTTCGCCGCATCTTCGAGACCTCGCAGGATCTGATCATGGTGATGGATTCCCGGGGATTTCTGGTTCAGATCAGCCCGAGCTGCGAGGCCATATTGGGTTATCGGCCGGAGGAAATGATCGGCCACAGCGGGGTCGAATTCATTCATCCCGACCACCTCGAGACCTCCCGCCACGAAATGCGCGCGGCCCGGCGCGGGCAGCGCCCGAAGATTTCCGATACGCGCTGCATTCACAAGAACGGGCGGGAGGTGTGGCTGTCATGGCTCGGAACGTGGTCCCAGCCGGCCAGGCGCTTCTTCTTCGTCGGCCGCGACATGACCGAGAGCCGGCTGGCACAGGAGACGTTGCGCGAAAGCGAACAGCTCGCGCGCGGCATCATCGACACCGCGCTCGACGCCTTCGTCCAGGTCGACGAGAAGGGCTTTATCCGGGACTGGAATGCGCAGGCTGAAAATATCTTCGGCTGGCCGCGCGATGAAGCGCTCGACAGGAATGTGTTCGACCTGATGGGCCAGCCGGACGGGCAAGGACCTCTCAAGAAGGCCCTGCAATCCTTCCTGCTTTCCGGCAACGAGGTAGTCCGTCAGCCCCGCCGCGAACTCCAGGTCAGGAGGCGGGACGGAAAGGAGATCACGGTTGAGCTGAGCATCGCCGCGCTGAAGACGCGCGGCGGGTTCGTGTTCAACGGATTCGTCCGCGATCTCACCGACAGGATCGCGGCCGAGGACAGGATCCGGCAGGCCGAGAAGATGGAGGCGATGGGACAGCTCACCGGCGGCATCGCGCACGACTTCAACAATATCCTGACCGTGATCACGGGAACGATCGAAATTCTGGCCGATGCCGTCAAGGGCGAACCGCAGCTTGCCGCCATCACGCGAATGATCGACGAGGCGGCGTCGCGCGGCGCCGACCTCACCCAGCACCTGCTCGCATTCGCGCGCAAGCAGCCCCTCGAACCAAAGGTAACCGACGTCAACACGCTGATCATCGACACCGCGAAACTGCTGCAGCGGACGCTCGGCGAGCATGTCGAGATCGAATCCGTGTTCGAGGACGAGACCTGTCCGGCGATCGTCGATCCCAACCAACTCGCGACCGCGATTCTCAATCTGGCCCTCAACGCCCGCGACGCCATGTCGGACGGCGGCAAGCTGATCATCGAGACCGGCTTCGTCGTACTCGACGACAATTATGCGAGAATGCACAGCGATGTCCGGCCCGGCCGCTACGCCATGATCGCAGTGAGCGACACCGGGAGCGGTATCCCGGCTGGGATGCTCGACAAGGTATTCAATCCGTTCTTCACCTCGAAGGGCCCCGGCAAGGGCACCGGCCTTGGGCTGAGCATGGTGTACGGCTTCGTCAAGCAATCGGCCGGCCACATCATGATCTACAGCGAGGAGGGCCACGGTACGACGATCAAGATGTACCTGCCGCCGGCCATGGGCGCCTTGCCGGCCGCCGAGCCGACGCTGGCGCCAGCCGTCGAGGGCGGCCACGAAACAATTCTGGTGGTGGAGGACGACAAGCTGGTGCGCGACTACGTGCTGGCGCAACTGCATTCACTCGGTTACGTCACGCTGGATGCGGCGAACGCGACCGAAGCCCTTGCGTTCGTCCATATCGGCCATGCGTTCGACCTGCTGTTCACCGACGTGATCATGCCCGGCATGAACGGCCGCCAGCTCGCCGACGAGATATTGAAGGTCAGGCCCGGCTTACGGGTGCTGTTCACCTCGGGCTACACCGAGAATGCCATCATTCACCACGGCCGGCTCGATGAAGGCGTATTGCTGCTCGCCAAGCCCTATCGGAAATCGGATATGGCAATCATGATCCGCAAGGCGCTCGCCGATTGA